From the genome of Ailuropoda melanoleuca isolate Jingjing chromosome 5, ASM200744v2, whole genome shotgun sequence:
CAAgtttagaaaacaatataaagatCATCACTGATTACATGAGAGTAAGAAATTGCAGAAACAAGGTAGGGTATTAGAGAAAACAAGGCAAGAGTGCCAGGCATGAATTGTCCTGTGTACTGGAGAATACATTTGAGTTGAGAGTTTCAGAAGAAAGCAAGGGTTTCCTGATAAGAGAGTTTTGCAAATCACTTTtcaagacctgagcagacatGACTATGGCTTAGTGACCCTAGcaaagagggtgggggaagagggagaggccagggaggaCAGTGGAGCATCCTCGGTCTTCTTCAATTGGTCTTAATAGCACACGGAGGTATGAGAAGCGGAAGGAAGCTCTATGAATGAGAGCAGGGGTAATGACTGCTCATAGGCTGgggcaaggaggaagggaaacCCCAAGCTCCCAGGTCTCATACTTAAGATTCTGAGATGGAAAAAGGctaaatatatgtgaaatggtAAGACATTACGAAATGGGAGAGAGGATTTGAGAGTGTAAGTTTTTGGAGTAGGAAAACCTCCGAAAAGCTAGTGGTGTTTTGGCTTAGTGTATAGATGTGCGTGCTTGTATGTGAATGCGTATGCATTTGGGGGACAGGAGAAATGAGAATCAGGAGAGGTACTAATCACTAGTAGGTAAACTAATTTTGAAtgaagaacaacaataaaaaagtaaaagatatatACCTATCAGCAATTCCAAAGCcttaaccaaaacaaacaaaacaaaatcaggtGTCAAGGAAATGAATATGTGGTGAATTAAATTGAAAATCTAACAATATTGAAAAGGATTGATCCCAACATTTGGAACTAAGAACATGAAAAAACTGTCAACTACATAAGTGTGGATCAGTAAGCAACTTCCAGAACATTGGAAAGGCAAGTATGCCTCATTTATTCATCTAAGGGGGAAGAGAATTGCATGGAATTTAAAACAGTCAatatttctcttggaaaatatcttttcataatGTGAAGGGGGGAAACTATATTTATCCCAATTATTCACCAAGAAATTATTGGACAGTACATGTCAATCAGCATCATCATATGCTGAGAAAGAcccacccaaaaaaaaaagaattttaatagttttattgattaatttaatttaaatgaaatgagaatgcTAAACTATGTCTAAGCTTAAAAAATCTGCAGGCAGTCTACTTGTTCCCTCCATGCAAGTgggagaagagaatgaagagtATCTAATTTAATAGTGCATTACACCTTTGGGAAACATCGATGTGAGTAAATATTTTCAGGGCAGAGCACATGCAAATGCAATGAAATCAAATTACAGCTCTTTCAGAGTATGTTACCTTCACCAGATAAAGGAACAGTCATAACTTTTCTCAGTGCTTCAAGACTTTTGTCTTGGGAGGCTGGTCTTAAGATGACATTTACAAGAACAGCAGCTATATAAGGAGGCAGAATGCTGCCTGGTTTTCATTAGCTGCAGGGAAGACTGCGACCTTCCGCCAGCAGATACAGTTTGACATCTTCGACATCAAGCCCTcagattccatttttatttatttttttaaatattttatttgtttattcatttgacagagatagagacagccagcgagagagggaacacaagcagggggagtgggagaggaagagcggggggagtctgatgtggggctcgatcccaggactctgggatcactccctgagcccaaggcagacgcttaaccgctgtgccacccaggcgcccctcagattccatttttaaacagAGATAGAAAACAGAGGCCACACTAGAAGCTCAGTAAGAAATGGATCAACTCACAGAACGTGACCGCATAGTGTTTTCAACTTACAGCGATTACGGAGTTTATAATATACTTGATAGCCGATGCCTAGAATAAAATTAGgtatttgttggggcgcctgggtggcacagcggttgggcgtctgccttcggctcagggcgtgatcccggcgttatgggatcgagccccacatcaggctcttccgctatgagcctgcttcttcctctcccactccccctgcttgtgttccctctctcgctggctgtctctatctctgtcaaataaataaataaataaaatcttaaaaaaaaaaaattaggtatttGTTCAGGAGTAAATAATCACACACCTTTGAAACAGAAAGCGTGAACCTAGCAGTATCTGGGAGACAAGGCAGCGCCAGGAGCTCCTTCCAGAAAGCCCGAGTCAGGGAAACCAACCTAGGAACTCTTGTCTTCCCAAGTTGTTGTTTTCCTGGAATAAAGTCGTTCCTAGTCTCCTCATTCTGCATCTCAGCTGTAAATTAAAGGCAGGGGGTTTCTGGGTGCAGATTTCCCAGTTCAACTAAGGGTTGGGGTCGGGAGAAGGGAGATCTGCGAGGCATGGGGGCCGCTCCTCAGCTCTCCAGCTGACCTTCCTCCTCAAACAACTTTGGAGACCCAACGTGTTTCCAACCCAGATAAAGAGATCCGTCAGTCCTCCCCAAAATACGTGGCAGGCAGGGATGGGCGAAACGTCGAGGGTAGAGAAGCAAGCTGAGGTTAACCCCCCCTTGAAGCGGTGACCCGGCGGCGTTAGCCTCCGCGGTCACCGAGGTGACGCATCCCGCAGAGGGCACGCTGCACGGCCAGACGGCGGCGTGGACGCCCCGGGGGACTGCAGTCGCGGCTCTGGAGAGGGGCACGCGATGCCAGCAGCTACAAGGCGCTATTGCAGGCAAAGCTTAGCTACAGAAAACCAGCAAGGCCTGGCCCAGAAACACTACACCCATCTGGGCGGGCGGGGCAGGCGCGAAGCGGGGCAGGAACTTTCCAGTAGGCGTCCGGTTTAAGCCAGGAAGTTTAAGCACCGCCCTTCGCATGGGTCCTGAAAATGTGGGTCGGGCTCCGGCTCGGGACCTCCCCGAGCGGATACAGTTGGCCTGCAGGGTTCCCAAACAGGTCCGACAAACTACTATATAAACGGCTACCTCGGAAAGCGCGCAAGTAATTTGTTTTACTTGCAAAGATGTCCGGTCGCGGCAAAGGCGGGAAGGGCCTGGGCAAGGGGGGCGCCAAGCGCCACCGCAAGGTGCTGCGCGACAACATCCAGGGCATCACCAAGCCCGCCATCCGGCGGCTGGCCCGGCGCGGCGGCGTCAAGCGCATCTCCGGGCTCATCTACGAGGAGACCCGCGGGGTGCTCAAGGTGTTCCTGGAGAACGTGATCCGGGACGCCGTCACCTACACGGAGCACGCCAAGCGCAAGACGGTCACGGCCATGGACGTGGTCTACGCGCTCAAGCGCCAGGGCCGCACTCTCTACGGCTTCGGGGGCTAAAATGATCCAAGTCGCAATATCTCTCACACAAAAGGCCCTTCTAAGGGCCACCCACGAAA
Proteins encoded in this window:
- the LOC100468944 gene encoding histone H4, whose protein sequence is MSGRGKGGKGLGKGGAKRHRKVLRDNIQGITKPAIRRLARRGGVKRISGLIYEETRGVLKVFLENVIRDAVTYTEHAKRKTVTAMDVVYALKRQGRTLYGFGG